The Devosia sp. YIM 151766 genome includes a region encoding these proteins:
- the glmS gene encoding glutamine--fructose-6-phosphate transaminase (isomerizing), with protein MCGIVGIVGDAPVAGRLVDALKRLEYRGYDSAGVATLEGGAIARRRAEGKLGNLATRLGMEPLDGHVGIGHTRWATHGAPNENNAHPHATERVAVVHNGIIENFRELLADLAADNYLPKTETDTESVALWVTRELDRGADPELAVARTLKKLKGAFALAFMFKGENGLLIAARHGAPLAVGYGTTEMYLGSDAMALAPFTSRLTYLEDGDWAVITPRGVSIRDGRDALVQREQMVSQASALLVDKGNHRHFMAKEIYEQPETISHTLSHYVDMGAEKVAIRENLPFDFAELSRLTISACGTAYYAGAIAKYWFERYARLPVDIDVASEFRYREPPLEKGGLSLFISQSGETADTLAALRYCAGQGQHVASLVNTLESTIARESGVVFPILCGPEIGVASTKALTAQLTALASLAIAAGRARGVLSAAQEEEMVRALTALPSAVSAALGAEEQIVEISKRLSKAKDVLYLGRGAMFPVAMEGALKLKEISYIHAEGYAAGELKHGPIALVDEAMPVIVVAPSDELVDKTLSNMQEVAARGGKIIVITDEEGAETVGHGVADIIEIPHVHSFVAPILAIIPVQLLAYHTAVFMGTDVDQPRNLAKSVTVE; from the coding sequence ATGTGCGGAATTGTTGGGATTGTCGGCGATGCGCCGGTGGCAGGCCGCCTGGTGGATGCGCTGAAGCGCCTGGAATATCGGGGCTATGACAGCGCCGGCGTGGCGACGCTGGAAGGCGGCGCCATCGCGCGGCGGCGGGCCGAGGGCAAGCTGGGGAACCTGGCGACCCGGCTGGGCATGGAGCCGCTGGACGGGCATGTGGGCATCGGCCACACCCGCTGGGCAACCCATGGCGCGCCCAATGAGAACAACGCCCATCCCCACGCCACCGAACGCGTGGCCGTAGTCCATAACGGCATTATCGAGAATTTCCGCGAGCTGCTGGCCGATCTGGCAGCGGATAATTATCTGCCCAAGACCGAGACGGACACCGAATCGGTGGCGCTATGGGTGACGCGCGAACTGGACCGGGGCGCCGACCCGGAGCTGGCGGTGGCGCGGACGTTGAAAAAGCTCAAGGGCGCCTTTGCCTTGGCTTTCATGTTCAAGGGCGAGAACGGCTTGCTGATCGCCGCGCGACATGGCGCGCCGCTGGCCGTGGGTTATGGCACGACGGAAATGTATCTGGGATCGGATGCCATGGCCCTGGCGCCCTTCACCTCGCGGCTGACCTATCTCGAGGACGGCGACTGGGCGGTGATCACGCCCCGGGGGGTGAGCATCCGCGATGGCCGCGACGCGCTGGTGCAGCGCGAGCAGATGGTGTCCCAGGCTTCGGCCCTGCTGGTGGACAAGGGCAATCACCGGCATTTCATGGCCAAGGAAATCTACGAGCAGCCCGAGACCATCTCGCACACGCTGAGCCATTATGTGGACATGGGCGCCGAGAAAGTGGCGATCCGGGAGAACTTGCCCTTTGATTTCGCTGAACTTTCCCGGCTGACGATCAGCGCTTGCGGCACGGCCTATTACGCTGGCGCCATCGCCAAATACTGGTTCGAGCGCTATGCGCGGCTGCCGGTGGATATCGATGTGGCCAGTGAATTCCGCTATCGCGAACCGCCGCTGGAAAAAGGCGGGCTGTCGCTGTTCATCTCGCAATCGGGCGAGACGGCGGACACGCTGGCGGCCCTGCGTTATTGCGCCGGGCAGGGCCAGCATGTGGCGAGCCTGGTCAATACGCTGGAATCCACCATTGCCCGGGAATCAGGGGTGGTTTTCCCCATCCTGTGCGGCCCGGAAATCGGCGTGGCCTCGACCAAGGCGCTGACCGCGCAACTGACCGCCCTGGCGAGCCTCGCCATCGCCGCGGGTCGGGCGCGGGGCGTGTTAAGCGCCGCGCAGGAGGAGGAAATGGTGCGGGCGCTGACGGCCCTGCCTTCGGCGGTTTCGGCGGCTTTGGGTGCGGAAGAGCAGATCGTGGAGATTTCCAAGCGCCTGTCCAAGGCCAAGGATGTGCTCTATCTCGGCCGTGGAGCGATGTTCCCTGTGGCGATGGAAGGCGCATTAAAGCTAAAGGAAATCAGCTACATACACGCGGAAGGTTATGCAGCAGGTGAACTAAAGCATGGGCCGATCGCGCTGGTGGACGAGGCCATGCCGGTGATCGTGGTGGCGCCATCGGATGAACTGGTCGACAAGACCCTGAGCAATATGCAGGAAGTGGCGGCACGGGGCGGCAAGATTATTGTCATAACCGATGAGGAAGGCGCCGAAACCGTGGGCCATGGCGTAGCCGACATCATCGAAATCCCCCATGTCCATTCCTTCGTCGCGCCGATCCTGGCGATCATTCCGGTGCAATTGCTGGCCTACCACACGGCGGTATTCATGGGCACCGATGTGGACCAGCCGCGTAATCTGGCCAAGTCAGTGACAGTGGAATAG
- the recG gene encoding ATP-dependent DNA helicase RecG, giving the protein MSRPETLEPLFRSLHTVKGVGDKLAALLTRYFGAPDGQDAIILDVLMHMPSGMVDRRRQVGIADAHLNQVVTLRLHIDRHQPPPRGKPYVPHRVFAHDDSGDISLVFFRAQGGWVEKALPVGEERYVSGQIGFFNGEKQITHPDYIVEPDNFASLPLVEPVYPLTNGLSSKALAKLVRQAVEVLPDIPEWIDAATMASRKWPSFTQAMRMVHLPDQPDESELWAPARQRLAYDEYLAGQITLQLVRSTMVSARGIARVFSADATLNVSSLLPFALTGGQQAALDDILADLRAPDRMSRLLQGDVGSGKTVVALMAMAAMAESGAQSALMAPTELLASQHFRTIKPLCDGAGIGCALLTGKMPAAERRAIRAGLADGSISIIVGTHALFQSDIKFKDLGLTVVDEQHRFGVHQRLALSDKGRHTDLLVMTATPIPRTLVLTHFGDMEVSVLREKPAGRQPIDSAVLSINDYPRVIARLQARLAEGAQAYWVCPLVEESETLEVVSAEDRFAELRQVFGDQVALVHGRMSAAAKQAVMERFKANEIKLLVATTVIEVGVDVPNATIMIIEHAERFGLAQLHQLRGRVGRGSQRSACLLLYKEPLSETAKARLETIKSTEDGFVIAERDLELRGQGDLLGTRQSGMPGYRLAVPDVHRHLLEFAHDDAKNLLARNPGLTGPEGDAIRILLYLFRKHLAIPLIRAG; this is encoded by the coding sequence TTGTCCCGCCCGGAAACCCTAGAGCCGCTATTTCGCTCGCTGCACACCGTCAAAGGCGTGGGCGACAAGCTGGCTGCCCTGCTCACCCGCTATTTCGGCGCGCCGGATGGTCAGGACGCCATCATTCTCGACGTGCTCATGCATATGCCGTCCGGAATGGTCGACCGCCGCCGCCAGGTCGGCATTGCCGACGCCCATCTCAACCAGGTGGTCACCCTGCGCCTGCATATCGACCGGCACCAGCCGCCGCCGCGCGGCAAGCCGTATGTGCCGCACCGCGTCTTCGCCCATGACGATAGCGGCGATATCAGCCTGGTCTTTTTCCGCGCCCAGGGCGGCTGGGTGGAGAAAGCGCTGCCGGTGGGCGAGGAGCGCTACGTTTCCGGGCAGATCGGCTTCTTCAACGGCGAAAAGCAGATCACCCATCCCGACTACATCGTCGAGCCGGACAATTTCGCCAGTCTGCCCCTGGTCGAGCCGGTCTATCCGCTCACCAATGGCCTGTCCTCCAAGGCCCTGGCCAAGCTGGTCCGCCAGGCCGTCGAGGTACTGCCGGATATCCCCGAATGGATTGACGCCGCTACCATGGCCAGCCGCAAATGGCCGTCCTTCACCCAGGCCATGCGCATGGTCCACTTGCCGGACCAGCCGGACGAGTCCGAGCTTTGGGCTCCGGCCCGCCAGCGTCTCGCCTATGATGAATACCTTGCCGGCCAGATCACCCTGCAACTGGTGCGCTCCACTATGGTCTCGGCGCGAGGAATTGCGCGGGTTTTTAGCGCTGATGCGACGCTCAACGTTAGCAGTCTGTTACCCTTTGCGCTGACCGGCGGTCAGCAGGCGGCCCTTGATGACATCCTTGCCGACCTGCGGGCGCCCGACCGGATGAGCCGCCTGCTCCAGGGCGATGTCGGCTCGGGCAAGACCGTGGTGGCGCTCATGGCTATGGCCGCCATGGCCGAATCCGGCGCCCAATCCGCCCTCATGGCGCCGACCGAATTGCTTGCCTCCCAACACTTTAGGACGATCAAGCCGCTCTGCGACGGGGCCGGGATCGGCTGTGCCCTGCTCACCGGCAAGATGCCCGCCGCCGAGCGCCGCGCCATCCGTGCCGGGCTCGCCGATGGCTCCATCTCCATCATCGTCGGCACCCATGCCCTGTTCCAATCCGATATAAAATTCAAGGACTTGGGATTAACCGTCGTCGACGAGCAGCACCGCTTCGGCGTCCATCAACGCCTTGCCCTGTCCGACAAGGGCCGCCACACCGACCTGCTGGTCATGACCGCCACGCCGATTCCCCGAACCCTGGTGCTGACCCATTTCGGCGACATGGAAGTCAGCGTGCTGCGCGAGAAGCCGGCCGGCCGCCAGCCCATTGATAGCGCGGTGCTTTCCATCAACGATTACCCCCGCGTCATCGCTCGCCTCCAGGCCCGTTTGGCCGAAGGCGCCCAGGCCTATTGGGTCTGCCCCCTGGTCGAGGAAAGCGAAACGCTGGAAGTCGTCAGCGCCGAGGACCGCTTCGCCGAGCTCCGGCAGGTCTTCGGCGATCAGGTCGCGCTGGTCCATGGCCGCATGTCCGCCGCCGCCAAGCAGGCGGTGATGGAGCGGTTTAAAGCCAATGAAATCAAGCTATTGGTCGCCACCACCGTTATCGAGGTCGGTGTCGACGTGCCCAATGCCACTATCATGATCATCGAGCATGCCGAGCGTTTCGGCCTTGCCCAGCTGCACCAGCTTCGCGGCCGCGTCGGCCGTGGTTCGCAGCGCTCGGCCTGTTTATTGCTGTATAAAGAACCACTTAGCGAAACGGCGAAGGCTCGTCTCGAAACCATAAAATCCACCGAGGACGGTTTCGTGATCGCCGAACGCGACCTCGAATTACGCGGCCAGGGCGACCTGCTCGGCACCAGGCAATCCGGCATGCCCGGCTATCGCCTCGCCGTTCCCGACGTCCACCGCCACCTGCTCGAATTCGCTCACGACGATGCCAAGAACCTGCTGGCCCGCAATCCCGGCCTCACCGGCCCCGAAGGCGATGCCATCCGTATCCTATTGTATTTATTCCGGAAACACCTGGCCATTCCGTTGATCCGCGCGGGATAG
- a CDS encoding succinate dehydrogenase assembly factor 2, whose protein sequence is MTAGEDIAIRRKRLRYRAWHRGTKEMDLILGPFADANVDLYGPAELDRLEALMNEEDPPLLKWVMRQEEPPAHVDRDFLDLVIAEHQARIDQ, encoded by the coding sequence ATGACGGCCGGTGAGGACATTGCCATTCGCCGAAAGCGCTTGCGCTATCGCGCCTGGCACCGTGGCACCAAGGAGATGGACCTCATTCTGGGGCCCTTCGCCGATGCCAATGTGGATCTTTATGGCCCGGCGGAACTCGACCGGCTTGAGGCGCTTATGAATGAGGAAGATCCGCCGCTGCTCAAATGGGTGATGCGGCAGGAGGAGCCGCCGGCGCATGTGGACCGCGATTTCCTCGATCTCGTCATCGCGGAGCATCAGGCGCGGATCGACCAATGA
- the mfd gene encoding transcription-repair coupling factor: MNDISKINPPVRTISNVPDGMQPMVLARMVEQRLKDAPEDAASLVFVARDGRRMLRLAEVLGAMLPGHAILTLPAWDCLPYDRVSPNNVTIAARMNTLAALTGEARGAIVLTAVNALIQKLPPRDVVETMSFSAVMGRVVDSDKLVAWAANNGYLRVPTVRESGEFAVRGGLIDLFPASADAPLRFDFFGSQLESIRTFDPDSQRTTGTLTRIDLTPMSELVLNDQTIRRFRQNYTASFGGNTVDDTLYASVSGGSRYSGTEHWLPFFYDHMDRLADYVGDAPFVFDDQVAEAYAERVAQIRDHYDAREAARLAPAVAGGGAPYKPIKPELLYDLDVAPASLAGASVIQLSPFLSPQTSPGDDAGGHIAPSFAAERAASDVNLFQAVVDRLLAERRDGRRAIIACWSAGTRDRMAQVLKDHGLTNPRLAENWRDAATTSAATTSLVVLPLETGFETKDLLVLSEQDILGERILRPQRKKKASDALTEAASLSAGDLVVHVDHGIGRFIGLKVIEAGGAPHECVELQYAGDTKLYLPVENIELLTRYGSDDASVALDKLGGVAWQAKKGKLKQRIREMAEQLIKLAAQRLLVKADVVDLNPGAYEEFAARFPYEETEDQLTAIEAVFDDLTSGKVMDRLVCGDVGFGKTEVALRAAFAVALSGKQVAVVVPTTLLARQHYKTFSDRFKGLPVRVRHASRMVPAAELKATKDGLADGQVDIVVGTHALLSKSIKFNDLGLLIIDEEQHFGVGHKERLKELKANVHVLTLTATPIPRTLQLALTGVRDLSLLATPPVDRLTIRTFISPFDALSIREALLREKYRGGQSFYVVPRIKDQPDIAEFLRQQVPEVNFVIANGQMPPGELDDIMNAFYDNKFDVLLATTIVESGLDIPNANTLIVHRADQFGLAQLYQIRGRIGRAKQRAYALFTVPPDRKLTDTAERRLGVLQSLESLGAGFQLASHDLDIRGAGNLLGDEQSGHIREVGYELYQAMLEEAVAALKSGEEEYEDRNEWSPAISLGMPVMIPEHYVPDLQLRMQLYRKLGDLNDMRDIDAAGAELIDRFGPLPEEVEALLKVILVKTLCRQANVEKVDAGPKGAVITLRHNEFPNPAGLVKLVSDPGNQVRIKPDQKLVFARNWPSAEHRLKGAAAILSKLAKLAESGA; this comes from the coding sequence ATGAACGACATATCCAAGATCAATCCGCCGGTCCGGACCATTTCCAATGTCCCGGACGGTATGCAGCCCATGGTGCTGGCCCGCATGGTCGAGCAGCGGCTCAAGGATGCGCCGGAGGATGCGGCCAGCCTGGTCTTCGTGGCGCGGGACGGACGGCGGATGCTGCGGCTGGCGGAAGTGCTGGGCGCCATGCTGCCCGGACACGCCATCCTGACGCTGCCGGCCTGGGATTGCCTGCCCTATGACCGGGTTTCGCCCAATAATGTCACCATTGCCGCGCGCATGAACACGCTGGCGGCGCTGACCGGCGAGGCCAGGGGCGCCATCGTGCTGACGGCGGTGAATGCGCTGATCCAGAAGCTGCCGCCGCGCGATGTGGTGGAAACCATGTCGTTCTCGGCGGTCATGGGCCGGGTGGTGGATAGCGACAAGCTGGTGGCCTGGGCGGCGAACAATGGCTATCTGCGCGTGCCGACGGTGCGGGAAAGCGGCGAATTCGCGGTGCGTGGCGGGTTGATCGACCTGTTCCCGGCCAGCGCGGACGCGCCCTTGCGGTTCGATTTCTTCGGCAGCCAGCTGGAATCGATCCGCACCTTCGATCCGGACAGCCAGCGGACCACGGGGACGCTCACGCGCATCGACCTGACGCCGATGAGCGAATTGGTGCTCAATGACCAGACCATCCGCCGCTTCCGGCAGAATTATACCGCCAGTTTCGGCGGCAATACGGTGGACGACACGCTCTATGCCTCGGTGAGCGGCGGCTCGCGCTATTCCGGCACCGAGCATTGGCTGCCGTTCTTCTATGACCATATGGACCGGCTGGCCGATTATGTCGGGGACGCGCCCTTCGTATTCGACGATCAGGTCGCCGAGGCCTATGCCGAGCGCGTCGCGCAAATCCGCGACCATTACGATGCCCGCGAGGCGGCGCGGCTGGCGCCGGCCGTGGCCGGTGGCGGCGCGCCCTATAAGCCGATCAAGCCGGAATTGCTCTACGATCTGGACGTGGCTCCGGCCTCCCTGGCCGGCGCTTCGGTGATCCAGCTTTCGCCCTTCCTCTCGCCCCAGACCAGCCCGGGCGACGATGCCGGCGGCCATATCGCTCCGAGCTTTGCGGCGGAGCGCGCCGCCTCGGACGTCAATCTGTTCCAGGCGGTGGTGGATCGCCTGCTGGCCGAGCGCCGCGACGGGCGGCGGGCCATCATCGCCTGCTGGAGTGCCGGCACCCGCGACCGCATGGCCCAGGTTCTGAAGGACCACGGCCTTACCAATCCGCGCCTGGCGGAGAATTGGCGCGATGCCGCCACCACCAGCGCCGCGACCACCTCGCTGGTGGTGCTGCCGCTCGAAACCGGCTTCGAGACCAAAGACCTGCTGGTGCTGTCCGAGCAGGATATCCTCGGCGAGCGCATTCTGCGGCCGCAGCGCAAGAAGAAGGCCTCCGATGCGCTGACCGAGGCGGCGTCGCTGTCGGCCGGCGATCTGGTGGTGCATGTCGATCACGGTATCGGGCGCTTTATCGGCCTCAAGGTCATCGAGGCCGGCGGGGCGCCGCATGAATGCGTCGAGCTGCAATATGCCGGCGACACCAAGCTCTACCTGCCGGTGGAAAATATCGAGCTGCTGACGCGCTATGGCTCCGACGATGCCAGCGTGGCGCTGGACAAGCTGGGCGGCGTCGCCTGGCAGGCCAAGAAAGGCAAGCTCAAGCAGCGCATCCGCGAAATGGCGGAGCAGCTCATCAAGCTGGCGGCTCAGCGGCTGCTGGTCAAGGCCGATGTGGTGGACCTCAATCCCGGCGCCTACGAAGAATTCGCGGCGCGCTTCCCCTATGAGGAAACCGAGGACCAGCTCACCGCCATCGAAGCGGTGTTCGACGACCTGACCTCGGGCAAGGTCATGGACCGGCTGGTCTGCGGCGATGTCGGCTTCGGCAAGACCGAAGTGGCTTTGCGCGCCGCCTTCGCGGTGGCCCTGAGCGGCAAGCAGGTGGCGGTGGTGGTGCCGACGACCCTCCTGGCGCGGCAGCATTACAAGACCTTCTCCGACCGCTTCAAGGGCCTGCCGGTCAGGGTGCGCCACGCCTCGCGCATGGTCCCGGCGGCGGAGCTGAAAGCCACCAAGGACGGGCTCGCCGATGGCCAGGTGGATATCGTGGTGGGCACCCATGCGCTGCTCAGCAAATCCATCAAGTTCAACGATCTCGGCCTCTTGATCATCGACGAGGAGCAGCATTTCGGCGTGGGGCACAAGGAGCGGCTCAAGGAGCTGAAGGCCAATGTGCACGTGCTGACGCTGACGGCGACGCCGATTCCGCGCACGCTGCAATTGGCGCTGACCGGCGTACGCGACCTGTCGCTGCTGGCGACGCCGCCGGTGGATCGGCTCACCATCCGCACCTTCATCTCGCCTTTCGACGCGCTATCGATCCGCGAGGCGCTGTTGCGCGAGAAATATCGCGGCGGGCAGAGTTTCTATGTGGTGCCGCGCATCAAGGACCAGCCCGATATCGCCGAATTCCTGCGCCAGCAGGTGCCCGAGGTCAATTTCGTCATTGCCAATGGGCAGATGCCGCCGGGCGAGCTCGACGACATCATGAACGCCTTCTACGACAACAAGTTCGATGTCCTGCTGGCGACGACGATCGTGGAATCGGGGCTCGATATTCCCAATGCCAATACGCTGATCGTGCATCGCGCCGACCAGTTCGGGCTGGCGCAGCTTTATCAGATCAGGGGCAGGATCGGCCGCGCCAAGCAGCGCGCCTATGCGCTGTTCACGGTGCCGCCGGACCGGAAATTGACCGATACGGCGGAACGGCGGCTGGGGGTGCTGCAATCGCTGGAAAGCCTCGGCGCCGGCTTCCAGCTCGCCAGCCACGACCTCGATATCAGAGGCGCGGGCAATCTCCTGGGCGACGAGCAATCGGGCCATATCCGCGAAGTCGGCTACGAGCTTTACCAGGCCATGCTGGAAGAAGCGGTGGCGGCGCTCAAGTCGGGCGAGGAGGAATATGAGGACCGCAACGAGTGGAGCCCGGCCATCTCGCTGGGCATGCCGGTGATGATCCCCGAGCATTATGTGCCGGATCTGCAATTGCGCATGCAGCTCTATCGCAAGCTGGGCGATCTCAACGACATGCGCGATATCGATGCGGCGGGGGCCGAGCTGATCGACCGTTTCGGGCCGCTGCCCGAGGAGGTGGAGGCCCTGCTCAAGGTGATCCTGGTCAAGACGCTGTGCCGGCAGGCCAATGTCGAAAAGGTCGATGCCGGGCCCAAGGGCGCGGTGATCACGCTGCGCCACAACGAATTCCCCAATCCGGCGGGCCTGGTGAAGCTGGTGAGCGATCCGGGCAACCAGGTGCGCATCAAGCCCGATCAGAAACTGGTATTCGCCCGCAATTGGCCGAGCGCCGAGCACCGACTCAAAGGGGCGGCGGCTATCCTGTCGAAGCTGGCGAAACTGGCGGAAAGCGGCGCATGA
- a CDS encoding invasion associated locus B family protein, which yields MIFSKHLVAGVAAAAFMLAPLSTFAQDATAETPDETPAESSAVDEVSAAVDGLASQNWLKVCDPLPDGQKACLMRQVVLANGQFLGSFLLRDDPGQESRLLAVAAVPLGVLLPFGLTWQIDNAKPVRVPYMLCDTQSCSTQLVINEQYVTSLKRGNTLKLTAKNRQNQDLTIDINLAGFTATYDGDAALTFEQLQQQESGQNALEQVLQDRAEQLRQQLSDDGAAAPAEGDAPAEAPAE from the coding sequence ATGATCTTCAGCAAGCACCTCGTCGCCGGTGTGGCAGCGGCCGCATTCATGCTGGCGCCCCTCTCGACCTTTGCGCAGGACGCGACCGCGGAAACGCCGGACGAAACCCCGGCCGAGTCGAGCGCCGTCGATGAGGTTTCCGCCGCTGTCGACGGGCTGGCCTCGCAGAACTGGCTCAAGGTTTGCGATCCGCTGCCCGATGGGCAGAAAGCCTGCCTGATGCGCCAGGTGGTGCTGGCCAATGGCCAGTTCCTCGGCTCGTTCCTGCTGCGCGACGATCCGGGCCAGGAATCGCGCCTCCTGGCCGTCGCCGCCGTGCCGCTGGGGGTGCTGCTGCCCTTCGGGCTGACCTGGCAGATCGACAATGCCAAGCCGGTGCGCGTGCCCTATATGCTGTGCGACACGCAGTCCTGCTCGACGCAGCTGGTGATCAACGAGCAATATGTCACCTCGCTCAAGCGCGGCAATACGCTCAAGCTGACCGCCAAGAACCGCCAGAACCAGGACCTGACCATCGACATCAACCTGGCCGGCTTCACCGCCACCTATGATGGCGACGCAGCGCTGACCTTCGAACAATTGCAGCAGCAGGAATCGGGTCAGAACGCGCTGGAGCAGGTGTTGCAGGACCGCGCCGAGCAGCTGCGGCAGCAATTGTCGGATGACGGCGCCGCCGCACCCGCCGAAGGCGACGCGCCTGCCGAGGCTCCGGCCGAATAA
- a CDS encoding FAD-dependent monooxygenase, with product MKQDADIIVVGGGLAGLAATTSLARSGRDIIHLAPAAPPDRRTSALMMPSVDFLRQSGLIDDPADLGHALTAIRIIDATPRLIRAPETLFDATEIGLAAFGWNFANAALLAHFQAVAPAERIETRNTAVTDYRRQGDLGVVTLADGAVLRAPLIVGADGKKSLIRTRARVGTREHRFAESALVCDLELARPIGGASIEFHYPHGPFTLVPAGGKRANLVWIDEEQVLRAAQAGGPENLRDAILHKSQRLFGKIELASPSFIFPLSTLAVDSAGRDGVTLVGEAAHAFPPIGAQGLNLGLRDVADLVAAVAAADRGRADWGIAASADYARRRAGDLARTGTVVDTLFRSLLADMLPSQTLRAGGLWALKLLPPLRRKAFAIGMGER from the coding sequence ATGAAACAGGACGCCGATATCATCGTGGTCGGCGGCGGACTGGCCGGCCTTGCCGCCACGACCAGCCTGGCGCGCAGCGGCCGCGACATCATCCATCTCGCCCCCGCCGCCCCGCCCGACCGGCGCACCTCGGCGCTGATGATGCCCAGTGTCGATTTCCTCCGGCAAAGCGGCCTCATCGACGATCCGGCGGATCTCGGCCACGCCCTCACCGCCATCCGCATCATCGACGCCACGCCGCGCCTCATCCGCGCGCCCGAAACCCTGTTCGACGCCACCGAGATCGGGCTGGCGGCCTTTGGCTGGAATTTCGCCAATGCCGCCCTGCTCGCCCATTTCCAGGCCGTCGCCCCCGCCGAGCGCATCGAGACCCGCAACACCGCCGTTACCGATTATCGCCGCCAGGGCGATCTGGGCGTCGTTACTCTCGCCGATGGCGCCGTTCTGCGCGCGCCGCTGATCGTGGGCGCCGATGGCAAGAAATCCCTGATCCGCACCCGCGCGCGCGTCGGCACACGCGAGCATCGATTCGCCGAATCCGCGCTGGTCTGCGATCTTGAGCTCGCCCGCCCCATTGGCGGCGCCTCGATCGAATTCCACTATCCCCATGGCCCTTTCACCCTGGTGCCGGCCGGCGGCAAGAGGGCGAACCTGGTCTGGATCGACGAGGAACAGGTGCTGCGCGCCGCCCAGGCCGGCGGCCCCGAAAACCTGCGCGATGCCATCCTGCACAAATCCCAGCGCCTTTTCGGCAAGATCGAGCTGGCTTCGCCCAGCTTCATCTTCCCGCTCAGCACCCTGGCCGTGGACAGCGCCGGCCGGGACGGCGTGACGCTGGTCGGCGAAGCGGCCCATGCCTTTCCGCCCATCGGCGCCCAGGGCCTCAATCTCGGCCTGCGCGATGTCGCCGATCTCGTCGCTGCCGTCGCGGCGGCCGATCGCGGCCGCGCCGATTGGGGCATTGCCGCCAGCGCCGATTACGCCAGACGCCGCGCCGGCGACCTCGCCCGCACCGGCACCGTGGTCGACACCCTGTTCCGCTCGCTCCTGGCCGACATGCTTCCCAGCCAGACCCTGCGCGCCGGCGGCCTCTGGGCTCTCAAGCTCCTGCCCCCATTGCGCCGCAAGGCCTTCGCCATCGGCATGGGCGAGCGCTAG
- a CDS encoding TerC family protein, whose translation MLEMLADPNVWAAFVTLTIMEIVLGIDNIVFLSVLVSRLPRQQAEFARKLGIGLALVFRIILLFLISLIVQLQDPVFEAFGLGFSWKDIILILGGAFLIYKATHEMHTAIEEPREPGLGDAAKVTLQAILVQIVVIDMVFSIDSIITAVGMVPADQVGVMIAAVLVAVGVMFVASGPIARFVAEHPTTKMLALAFLLLIGVTLVADGLGFHIPKGYIYSAMAFSVLVEAINIVAKRRRLAPGGTAEFTPFTGDTGAVSSQAALAAVGSGAAARARQAPANPAPKRPKSGPAARAQSRPKSAPRKPKGTK comes from the coding sequence ATGCTTGAAATGCTGGCCGACCCCAATGTGTGGGCCGCCTTCGTCACCCTGACGATCATGGAAATCGTGCTGGGCATCGACAATATCGTGTTCCTTTCGGTGCTGGTGTCGCGGCTGCCGCGCCAACAGGCCGAATTCGCCCGCAAGCTGGGGATCGGGCTGGCGCTGGTCTTCCGCATCATCCTGCTCTTCCTCATCAGTCTGATCGTGCAATTGCAGGACCCGGTCTTCGAGGCGTTCGGGCTGGGCTTCTCCTGGAAGGACATCATCCTGATCCTGGGCGGCGCCTTCCTGATCTACAAGGCGACGCACGAAATGCACACCGCCATCGAGGAGCCGCGCGAACCCGGCCTCGGTGACGCCGCCAAGGTGACATTGCAGGCCATCCTGGTGCAGATCGTGGTGATCGACATGGTGTTCTCCATCGATTCGATCATCACCGCCGTGGGCATGGTGCCGGCGGACCAGGTGGGGGTGATGATCGCCGCCGTGCTGGTGGCGGTGGGCGTGATGTTCGTGGCTTCGGGGCCGATCGCGCGCTTCGTGGCGGAGCATCCGACCACCAAGATGCTGGCCTTGGCCTTCCTGCTGCTGATCGGGGTGACGCTGGTGGCCGATGGGCTGGGCTTCCATATTCCCAAGGGCTATATCTATTCGGCCATGGCCTTCTCGGTGCTGGTCGAAGCGATCAATATTGTCGCCAAACGACGCAGGCTGGCACCTGGCGGCACTGCCGAATTCACCCCCTTCACCGGCGATACCGGCGCGGTGTCCTCGCAGGCGGCCTTGGCGGCAGTGGGCAGCGGGGCGGCGGCGAGGGCGCGGCAGGCGCCGGCCAATCCCGCGCCCAAGCGCCCGAAATCCGGCCCGGCGGCGCGGGCGCAATCGCGGCCCAAATCGGCGCCGCGCAAGCCGAAAGGAACGAAATGA